A stretch of Lathyrus oleraceus cultivar Zhongwan6 chromosome 6, CAAS_Psat_ZW6_1.0, whole genome shotgun sequence DNA encodes these proteins:
- the LOC127092747 gene encoding serine--tRNA ligase, cytoplasmic — MHEEMLKNSEEFYKALNIPYQIVSIVSGALNAAAAKKYDLEAWFPASQTYRELVSCSNYTDYQARKLEIRFGQKKSNDPAKKYVHLLNSTLTATERTMCCILENNQKEDGVEIPEVLRPFISGKALLPFKNKPNNEAKGKKSKA; from the exons ATGCACGAGGAAATGCTTAAGAATTCCGAGGAATTTTACAAGGCG TTGAACATTCCATATCAAATTGTTTCCATTGTATCTGGTGCTTTAAATGCTGCTGCTGCGAAGAAGTATGATCTTGAAGCATGGTTTCCAGCTTCTCAAACTTACAGGGAGTTGGTATCCTGTTCAAATTATACTGACTACCAGGCCAGAAAATTAGAAATTCGATTTGGACAGAAAAAG AGCAATGATCCAGCGAAGAAATACGTTCATTTGTTGAACTCTACTCTCACTGCTACTGAGAGGACCATGTGCTGCATACTAGAGAACAACCAGAAGGAGGATGGGGTAGAGATACCAGAAGTCCTCAGGCCATTCATTAGTGGAAAGGCTCTCCTGCCCTTCAAGAACAAACCGAATAACGAAGCCAAAGGGAAAAAATCGAAGGCTTAA
- the LOC127095047 gene encoding F-box/kelch-repeat protein At3g23880: MTREGCQNAASTPASQSTSMKEPHVSLDLLVEILSKLRVKQLITLRCVCKAWNDLISGDSNLAKKHLLVSTCNQDCHHIITSSQHMPPEFLLSGSPFTSIFGPTSHPTQFRLPNCVGILCNPSIRKLKILPPLNSSVISYTLGYDCNNYKVIALTKGIGRVHVHVHAFGTDSWRMIEDFPDPNFISYAPGTILNNYVNWLASGFIVSLDLKSESYQKISLPADIRIPNSTIGTFSGCLSLVTDRFGLGFLTVWIMKEFGNGDSWSIRVDVPPGVIMAIGYYVIQKMPCCCSGARGRNLS, from the exons ATGACAAGAGAAGGTTGTCAGAACGCCGCCTCCACACCTGCTTCTCAGTCAACATCAATGAAGGAACCACATGTTTCTTTGGATCTTCTGGTAGAAATCTTGTCCAAGCTTCGCGTGAAGCAGCTCATTACTCTCCGTTGCGTCTGCAAAGCATGGAATGATCTCATCTCTGGAGATTCCAACTTGGCCAAGAAGCATCTTCTTGTATCAACCTGTAACCAAGACTGCCACCACATCATCACAAGCTCTCAGCACATGCCACCTGAGTTTCTTCTATCTGGTTCCCCATTCACCTCAATCTTCGGCCCCACGTCGCACCCTACACAGTTCAG GTTACCTAATTGTGTTGGTATTTTGTGCAATCCTTCAATTAGAAAGTTAAAGATATTGCCACCTCTAAATTCTTCTGTAATATCATATACATTAGGGTATGATTGCAATAACTATAAAGTTATTGCTCTTACTAAGGGCATTGGCAGAGTACACGTCCATGTTCATGCATTTGGCACAGATTCTTGGAGAATGATTGAGGACTTCCCAGATCCTAACTTCATAAGTTATGCACCGGGAACCATTCTCAATAACTACGTTAATTGGTTGGCATCTGGATTTATAGTTTCTCTTGATTTAAAGTCGGAGTCATATCAAAAAATTTCATTGCCTGCTGATATCCGTATCCCTAATAGTACCATAGGCACATTCAGTGGTTGTTTGTCCCTCGTTACTGACAGGTTTGGTCTTGGGTTTCTTACTGTTTGGATAATGAAGGAATTTGGAAATGGTGATTCTTGGAGTATCCGTGTAGATGTTCCTCCCGGGGTGATTATGGCCATAGGATATTATGTGATTCAGAAGATGCCGTGTTGCTGCAGTGGCGCAAGAGGGAGAAACTTAAGTTGA